One Streptomyces sp. NBC_01217 genomic region harbors:
- a CDS encoding CBS domain-containing protein: MPRHRVRPPTVAPDASVTRVAALMARTHTPLVAVVEHDGDEIKLVGAVTAARLMERLIGGT; encoded by the coding sequence CTGCCCCGCCACCGAGTCCGGCCGCCGACCGTCGCCCCGGACGCGAGCGTCACACGCGTCGCGGCTCTGATGGCTCGCACCCACACCCCGCTCGTCGCCGTCGTCGAACACGACGGCGACGAGATCAAGCTCGTGGGCGCTGTGACGGCCGCCCGCCTGATGGAACGACTCATCGGAGGAACGTGA
- a CDS encoding ArsB/NhaD family transporter: protein MNGWESWAAIAVFVATYALIISEKIHRVAAALGGAALMLAIGATDDASAFFSEESGIDWNVIFLLMGMMMIVGVLKKTGMFEYLAIWAVKRARAKPFRVMVMLVVITAVASALLDNVTTVLLIAPVTLLVCERLALPAAPFLIAEVFASNIGGTATLVGDPPNIIIASRAGLTFNDFLVHLAPLSAFLTVVLVVLCRFLFRKSFVYDETRALEIMALEEREAIKDPRLLVQGLVVLVLVVAGFVLHPVLHYEPSVVALLGAGLLIALSAVETGDVIGEVEWPTLAFFAGLFVMIGGLIETGVIGEISKSLADAIGDNDLGGSMLLLGASTVLSGIVDNIPYVATMAPITADLVHNMGGDPDHVMWWALAIGADLSGNATAIGASANVVVLGIAERNRQPISFWEFTKYGLVVTVVTVTLSAGYVWLRYFALA from the coding sequence GTGAACGGCTGGGAGAGCTGGGCGGCCATCGCCGTCTTCGTGGCCACCTACGCGCTGATCATCAGCGAGAAGATCCACCGCGTGGCGGCGGCCCTCGGAGGCGCAGCCCTGATGCTGGCGATCGGCGCCACCGACGACGCGTCGGCCTTCTTCTCCGAAGAGAGCGGCATCGACTGGAACGTCATCTTCCTGCTGATGGGCATGATGATGATCGTCGGTGTGCTGAAGAAGACCGGCATGTTCGAGTACCTGGCCATCTGGGCCGTGAAACGGGCGCGGGCCAAGCCGTTCCGGGTGATGGTGATGCTCGTCGTCATCACCGCTGTCGCCTCCGCACTGCTCGACAACGTCACCACCGTCCTGCTGATCGCCCCGGTGACTTTGCTGGTGTGCGAGCGCCTCGCACTGCCCGCCGCGCCATTCCTGATCGCCGAGGTGTTCGCATCGAACATCGGCGGCACAGCGACCCTGGTCGGCGACCCGCCGAACATCATCATCGCCAGCCGGGCCGGCCTCACCTTCAACGACTTCCTGGTCCACCTCGCCCCGTTGTCCGCGTTCCTGACCGTGGTGCTGGTCGTGCTGTGCCGTTTCCTGTTCCGCAAGTCGTTCGTCTACGACGAGACCCGCGCCCTGGAGATCATGGCGCTGGAGGAGCGCGAGGCGATCAAGGACCCCCGGCTGCTCGTCCAGGGGCTGGTGGTGCTGGTGCTGGTCGTCGCCGGGTTCGTGCTCCACCCGGTGCTGCACTACGAGCCCAGCGTCGTCGCCCTGCTCGGGGCCGGTCTACTCATCGCGCTCTCTGCGGTGGAGACCGGCGACGTGATCGGTGAGGTCGAATGGCCCACCCTCGCCTTCTTCGCCGGACTGTTCGTCATGATCGGCGGGCTGATCGAGACCGGTGTGATCGGCGAGATCTCCAAGTCTCTCGCCGACGCCATCGGCGACAACGATCTCGGCGGCTCCATGCTGCTGCTCGGCGCCTCGACCGTGCTGTCCGGGATCGTGGACAACATTCCCTACGTCGCCACCATGGCCCCCATCACCGCCGACCTGGTGCACAACATGGGCGGCGACCCTGACCACGTCATGTGGTGGGCCCTGGCCATCGGAGCCGACCTGAGCGGCAACGCCACCGCCATCGGCGCAAGCGCCAACGTGGTCGTCCTGGGCATCGCCGAGCGCAACCGGCAGCCCATCTCCTTCTGGGAGTTCACCAAGTACGGCCTGGTCGTCACCGTCGTGACGGTGACGCTGTCGGCCGGGTACGTGTGGCTGCGCTACTTCGCCCTGGCCTGA
- a CDS encoding CBS domain-containing protein → MRARDLAVGYETVSVDSDAVDAARLMAEHRLPGLLVLDADGEPKAILPASQMVKVLVPAYVVEDPTLAAVVDEKHADRLCKALEGRTVGDCLSSKSEPPPIADPDDTALEVAALMARVRSPLVAVAKKDKAGTHLIGAITASHLLHELLGATGAVSTAGS, encoded by the coding sequence GTGCGCGCCCGTGACCTGGCGGTTGGATACGAGACGGTGAGCGTCGACAGCGACGCCGTGGACGCGGCCCGGCTCATGGCCGAGCACCGGCTTCCGGGCCTGCTGGTGCTCGACGCGGACGGTGAGCCCAAGGCGATCCTGCCCGCCTCCCAGATGGTCAAGGTGCTGGTGCCCGCCTATGTGGTGGAGGATCCGACGCTCGCCGCGGTCGTCGACGAGAAACACGCCGACCGGCTGTGCAAGGCGCTGGAGGGTCGCACCGTCGGGGACTGCCTGTCCAGCAAGTCCGAGCCGCCGCCGATCGCCGACCCCGACGACACCGCACTGGAGGTGGCCGCGCTGATGGCACGGGTGCGCAGCCCGCTGGTGGCGGTCGCCAAGAAGGACAAGGCTGGGACGCACCTGATCGGCGCCATCACCGCTTCGCATCTCCTGCACGAGCTTCTCGGCGCGACAGGAGCGGTCAGTACGGCGGGATCGTAG
- a CDS encoding DNA repair ATPase, translating into MTTGLDTGTYEVLRDRLATQAAELARRAEALNTRRTEEFGSTGLELNGTERLRTEHACVPRDIVAVGDVLLFGYNVLPGAQPETTVGDVLALHDRDLNRLPDDAVPGLLDDPAFVREFAALYRYYRQAHLLQLRRVDGKLLAVFRTGEKPGDIRVLRWALSENGQASFLDARGDRDHVFPPSHDFVWTATTREYHVLGRHPHVSVEGEVFVATVGGTLTVKLDDNTETSGGSYAEPVTEPLQSLADADIAYARVGALLLLRILPYKEDTHRYLVFNTLTRTVVRLDGIGQACRRLPEDQGIVFPGGYCLATGTHKTYELDTSELEFEREIRSPNGEDVLYAFHAREEGRSLLLPYNLIRKEVAAPLSCHGWALFDDGTLLALRADSDEPQRVHPLQRWSSPYVSDTHAATRPAGSGPLARVGNADLVRGISDCLSLAGAVADTTPTTQVYAALAAACVRVADTHHWLGEPDLGDLSTPLHEMRATAEQVLAEFETVQALTRQAADALTAAAERIAGVVRRLRGEAPRGAAGWVAGLSELRQAQGHLLTLKDLRYADAARIGELAAEAEADLAAFGRRAVDHLAREDAFAGHHAEVEQLIEDAEAIATVAEAAPVAARISELADQLGTVTEVVAGLDIADATVRTSVLEWIAEILGGVNRARATLDSRRRELLGHEGRAEFAAEFALLGQAVTGALAAVDSPETCDAQLARLLMQVESLESRFAEFDEFLGPLADKRDEIHEAFSARKQTLADARARRAERLADSADRVLRTVTRRAATLDDADAVATYFTSDPMPAKVRRTADELRELGDQVRAEELDGRLKSARQEALRALRDRTDLYADDGRTLRLGSHRFAVNTQPLDLTLVPHCDGLAFALTGTDYRAPVTDPDFATTHPYWDRLLPSESPEVYRAEHLAARLLDEHGPAALADADLSSLVRQAAEEAYDEGYERGVHDQDAVLILGALLRLHEGAGLLRHEPAARAAAHLFWAHGTTAEARQNWARRAVSLARARDTFGLAPAIADLQRELADVVGSEAAAGYLFEELTTGPDGFVISAGTRTLLDKFRRTVGTSSYDDDLAALADPAVRKQLVEAWLTAYTTATGTDLALGDLAEAVAAELCPDLPRYESDAPVTVAVEGLLGAHPRITGRTLTVRIDEFLARTRQFRTDEVPAHRAYQRHRTALVAAERTRLRLDAFRPHVMSAFVRNQIIDEVYLPLIGDSLAKQLGTTGDTKRTDTGGLLLLISPPGYGKTTLMEYVADRLGLLLVKVSGPALGHTVTSLDPAEAPNATARQEIEKINFALEAGNNTLLYLDDIQHTSPELLQKFIPLCDATRSIDGVRDGEPRTYDLRGKRFAVCMAGNPYTESGTRFHVPDMLANRADVWNLGDVLTGKQAAFALSFIENALTANPVLAPLAGRDRTDLDLLIRLAQGDATARADRLTHPYAPAELERILSVLRHLLTVRETVLAVNAAYMASAAQSDATRVEPPFRLQGSYRNMNKIAQRVQPVMNDTELAALVEDHYRAEAQTLTTGAEANLLKLGELRGTLTADQAARWAELKTAYVRTQALGGPEDDQLARAVAALGLLADRIAAVESAIDRAIDPRHLIANPTARHAARRQGQ; encoded by the coding sequence ATGACCACCGGCCTGGACACCGGCACCTACGAGGTGCTGCGTGACCGCCTCGCCACGCAGGCCGCCGAACTCGCCCGGCGCGCCGAGGCGCTCAACACCCGCCGCACCGAGGAGTTCGGCTCCACCGGCCTCGAACTCAACGGCACCGAGCGACTGCGCACCGAGCACGCGTGTGTGCCCCGAGACATCGTGGCCGTCGGCGACGTACTGCTCTTCGGCTACAACGTCCTCCCCGGCGCACAGCCGGAGACCACCGTCGGTGACGTCCTCGCCCTGCACGACCGCGACCTGAACCGGTTGCCGGACGACGCCGTACCCGGCCTGCTCGACGACCCCGCGTTCGTCCGCGAGTTCGCCGCCCTCTACCGCTACTACCGCCAGGCTCACCTTCTCCAGCTCCGCCGTGTCGACGGCAAGTTGCTGGCGGTCTTCCGGACTGGCGAAAAGCCCGGCGACATCCGCGTCCTGCGCTGGGCCCTGTCCGAGAACGGGCAGGCGTCCTTCCTGGACGCACGCGGCGACCGTGATCACGTCTTCCCGCCGTCCCACGACTTCGTATGGACGGCGACCACCCGCGAGTACCATGTCCTCGGCCGCCACCCCCATGTGTCCGTCGAGGGCGAGGTCTTCGTCGCCACGGTAGGCGGCACCCTCACCGTCAAGCTGGACGACAACACCGAGACGAGTGGGGGCAGTTACGCGGAGCCGGTCACCGAGCCGCTCCAGTCCCTCGCCGATGCCGACATCGCGTACGCGCGCGTGGGCGCTCTGCTCTTGCTGCGGATCCTCCCGTACAAGGAGGACACGCACCGCTACCTGGTGTTCAACACGCTCACCAGGACCGTCGTCCGCCTCGACGGCATCGGGCAGGCGTGCCGCCGTCTCCCCGAGGACCAGGGCATCGTCTTCCCCGGTGGGTACTGCCTGGCCACCGGCACCCACAAGACGTACGAACTCGACACGTCCGAGCTGGAGTTCGAGCGGGAGATCCGCTCCCCGAACGGCGAGGACGTCCTGTACGCCTTCCACGCGCGCGAGGAAGGCCGCAGTCTGCTCCTGCCGTACAACCTGATCCGCAAGGAGGTCGCCGCCCCGCTGTCCTGCCACGGCTGGGCCCTCTTCGACGATGGCACCCTGCTGGCGTTGCGCGCCGACAGTGACGAGCCACAGCGCGTGCACCCGCTCCAGCGGTGGAGCTCCCCGTACGTCTCCGACACCCACGCCGCCACCCGCCCCGCCGGCAGCGGTCCGCTGGCCCGAGTCGGCAACGCCGACCTGGTTCGCGGTATCTCCGACTGCCTGTCCCTGGCCGGTGCCGTCGCCGACACGACGCCGACGACCCAGGTGTATGCGGCCCTGGCCGCCGCCTGCGTCCGGGTGGCGGACACCCACCACTGGCTGGGCGAGCCGGATCTCGGCGACCTGAGCACACCGCTCCATGAGATGAGGGCCACCGCCGAGCAGGTGCTGGCCGAGTTCGAGACCGTCCAGGCCCTGACCCGGCAGGCCGCCGACGCGCTCACCGCAGCGGCGGAGCGGATCGCCGGAGTCGTACGACGGCTGCGCGGCGAGGCCCCGCGTGGCGCCGCCGGCTGGGTGGCGGGGCTGAGCGAACTCCGGCAGGCGCAAGGGCATCTGCTCACCCTCAAGGACCTGCGGTACGCGGACGCCGCTCGCATCGGCGAACTCGCCGCCGAAGCCGAGGCCGACCTAGCCGCCTTCGGACGGCGGGCCGTCGACCACCTCGCCCGCGAGGACGCCTTCGCCGGCCACCACGCCGAAGTCGAGCAGCTCATCGAGGACGCCGAGGCGATCGCCACCGTCGCCGAAGCCGCGCCGGTCGCGGCCCGGATCAGTGAACTCGCCGACCAGCTGGGCACGGTGACGGAGGTCGTCGCCGGGCTCGACATCGCCGACGCCACCGTCCGCACCTCCGTCCTGGAATGGATCGCCGAGATCCTCGGCGGCGTCAACCGCGCCCGCGCCACCCTCGACAGCCGCCGCCGCGAGCTTCTGGGCCACGAGGGACGAGCGGAGTTCGCCGCCGAGTTCGCACTGCTCGGCCAGGCCGTCACCGGTGCGCTCGCGGCCGTCGACAGCCCGGAGACCTGCGACGCGCAACTCGCCCGCCTGCTGATGCAGGTGGAGAGCCTGGAGTCCCGGTTCGCCGAGTTCGACGAATTCCTCGGCCCGCTCGCCGACAAGCGCGACGAGATCCACGAGGCGTTCTCCGCCCGCAAACAGACCCTCGCCGACGCCCGCGCCCGCCGCGCCGAACGCCTCGCCGACTCGGCGGACCGCGTCCTGCGGACGGTCACCCGGCGCGCCGCCACGCTGGACGACGCGGACGCCGTCGCCACGTACTTCACCTCCGACCCGATGCCCGCCAAAGTCCGCCGCACCGCCGACGAACTGCGCGAACTCGGCGACCAGGTCAGAGCCGAGGAGCTGGATGGCCGGCTCAAGTCGGCCCGCCAGGAGGCTCTGCGCGCCCTGCGCGACCGCACCGACCTCTACGCCGACGACGGTCGCACTCTCCGCCTCGGCAGCCACCGCTTCGCCGTCAACACCCAGCCCCTGGACCTCACCCTGGTCCCGCACTGCGACGGCCTGGCTTTTGCCCTGACCGGCACCGACTACCGCGCCCCGGTCACCGACCCGGACTTCGCCACCACCCACCCGTACTGGGACCGCCTCCTGCCCTCCGAGTCCCCGGAGGTCTACCGCGCCGAGCACCTCGCCGCCCGGCTCCTGGACGAACACGGCCCCGCGGCCCTGGCGGACGCCGACCTGTCCTCCCTCGTCCGGCAAGCGGCTGAGGAGGCTTACGACGAGGGTTACGAACGCGGAGTCCACGACCAGGACGCGGTGCTGATCCTCGGGGCTCTCCTGCGCCTGCACGAGGGTGCGGGGCTGCTGCGCCATGAGCCCGCCGCCCGCGCCGCCGCCCACCTGTTCTGGGCCCACGGCACGACGGCCGAGGCACGCCAGAACTGGGCCCGACGCGCGGTGTCCCTCGCCCGTGCGCGCGACACCTTCGGCCTGGCGCCCGCGATCGCCGACCTTCAGCGGGAACTGGCGGATGTGGTCGGCTCAGAGGCCGCCGCCGGGTACCTCTTCGAGGAACTGACCACCGGCCCCGACGGCTTCGTCATCAGCGCCGGCACTCGCACGCTGCTCGACAAGTTCCGCCGGACGGTGGGAACTTCGTCCTACGACGATGACTTGGCCGCTCTCGCCGACCCGGCCGTCCGCAAGCAACTGGTCGAGGCATGGCTGACGGCGTACACGACCGCCACCGGGACCGACCTCGCCCTCGGCGACCTGGCTGAGGCGGTGGCCGCCGAGCTCTGCCCCGACCTGCCGCGCTATGAGTCCGACGCGCCTGTGACCGTGGCCGTCGAGGGACTGCTCGGCGCCCACCCGCGGATCACCGGCCGTACGCTCACCGTCCGGATCGACGAATTCCTCGCCCGCACCCGGCAGTTCCGCACCGACGAGGTCCCCGCCCACCGCGCCTACCAGCGCCACCGCACCGCCCTCGTCGCCGCTGAACGAACCCGCCTCCGCCTCGATGCATTCCGCCCCCACGTGATGTCCGCGTTCGTCCGCAACCAGATCATAGACGAGGTCTACCTCCCGCTGATCGGCGACAGTCTCGCTAAGCAGCTCGGCACCACGGGCGACACGAAGCGCACCGACACCGGCGGTCTGCTCCTGCTCATCTCCCCGCCGGGCTACGGCAAGACGACCCTCATGGAGTACGTCGCCGACCGCCTCGGTCTGCTGCTCGTGAAGGTGAGCGGCCCGGCGCTGGGCCACACCGTCACATCGCTCGACCCGGCCGAAGCCCCGAACGCCACCGCCCGCCAGGAGATCGAGAAGATCAACTTCGCGCTGGAGGCGGGCAACAACACCCTCCTCTACCTCGACGACATCCAACACACCTCGCCCGAACTGCTGCAGAAGTTCATCCCGCTGTGTGACGCCACCCGCAGCATCGACGGTGTCCGGGACGGCGAGCCGCGCACCTACGACCTGCGCGGCAAGCGCTTCGCCGTGTGCATGGCCGGCAACCCCTATACCGAGTCCGGCACCCGCTTCCACGTGCCCGACATGCTGGCCAACCGCGCCGACGTGTGGAACCTCGGCGACGTCCTGACCGGCAAGCAGGCCGCGTTCGCGCTCAGCTTCATCGAGAACGCCCTCACCGCCAACCCGGTCCTCGCCCCGCTCGCCGGCCGCGACCGCACCGACCTCGACCTGCTGATCCGCCTCGCGCAGGGCGACGCGACGGCCCGCGCCGACCGGCTGACCCACCCGTACGCGCCCGCCGAGCTGGAGCGGATCCTGTCCGTCCTGCGCCACCTGCTCACAGTCCGCGAGACGGTCCTGGCGGTGAACGCCGCGTACATGGCCTCGGCGGCCCAGTCCGACGCCACTCGCGTCGAACCGCCCTTCCGACTCCAGGGCTCGTACCGAAACATGAACAAGATCGCCCAGCGCGTCCAGCCGGTCATGAATGACACCGAACTGGCCGCGCTGGTCGAGGACCACTACCGCGCCGAGGCCCAGACCCTCACCACCGGCGCCGAGGCGAACCTGCTCAAGCTGGGCGAGCTACGCGGCACGCTGACCGCCGATCAGGCAGCCCGCTGGGCGGAGCTGAAGACGGCCTACGTCCGCACCCAGGCCCTTGGCGGACCGGAGGACGACCAGCTGGCCCGGGCCGTCGCTGCCCTCGGTCTCCTCGCCGACCGGATCGCCGCAGTCGAGTCGGCGATCGACAGGGCGATCGACCCGCGCCACCTGATCGCCAACCCGACGGCACGCCACGCGGCCCGGCGGCAGGGACAGTGA
- a CDS encoding flotillin family protein, with protein sequence MNAITVGIVAFLLIAGVLLLVVSQLFRKVEQGKALIVSKLRKVDVTFTGQVVLPVLHKAEVMDISVKAIEITRAGKDGLICKDNIRADIRISFFVKVNKTAEDVVKVAQAVGTARASDQKTLQELFHAKFSEALKTVGKQLDFTDLYTKREELRYRIIEVIGVDLNGYHLEDAAIDYLEQTPLTQLDPANVLDAQGIRKITELTAIEHVRTNEAQRTEEKEITRQNVDAREAILELERRQADAEIKQKREIDTVRAREEAETARVVEEERLRAQGAFLKTEEQLGIQRENQAREVAVAAKNRERVIAVENERIEKDRQLEVIARERETQLTQIAASKEVEAEKREIAEVIRERVAVDRTVAEQEESIKTLRAVEDAERQRKAVVIAAEAEAQEQLVKDIKAAEAAEQAAVHRAAEQLTLAEAQLKSADLEAKAKLRLAEGVQAEAAAEGLAAVQVKDKEAEVIEKAGRAEAEATQARMRAEAEGAKAQALAEAEGIGEKLKAEAAGLTEKAAAMAALDDASRGHEEYRLRLQAEKDIRLAGLDVQRQVAEAQATVLATGLENADINIVGGESVFFDRLVSSIALGKGVDGFVQHSETAQALAKPWLDGTASFTDDFTRVLGSVSTADVQNLTVSALLMKLMKTGGADSGQFQQLLDKAGELGLADKPLAALNGSAVHA encoded by the coding sequence ATGAATGCCATCACTGTGGGCATCGTCGCCTTCCTGCTCATCGCGGGCGTCTTGCTGCTCGTCGTATCCCAGCTGTTCCGCAAGGTCGAGCAGGGCAAGGCGCTGATCGTCTCCAAGCTGCGGAAGGTCGATGTGACCTTCACCGGGCAGGTCGTGCTGCCGGTGCTGCACAAGGCCGAGGTGATGGACATCTCGGTAAAGGCCATCGAGATCACGCGGGCTGGCAAGGACGGGCTGATCTGCAAGGACAACATCCGCGCCGACATCCGCATCTCGTTCTTCGTCAAGGTCAACAAGACGGCGGAGGACGTCGTCAAGGTCGCCCAGGCCGTCGGCACCGCGCGGGCCAGCGACCAGAAGACCCTGCAGGAGCTGTTCCACGCGAAGTTCTCCGAGGCGCTCAAGACCGTCGGCAAGCAACTGGACTTCACCGATCTGTACACCAAGCGCGAGGAGCTGCGGTACCGGATCATCGAGGTCATCGGCGTCGACCTCAACGGCTACCACCTGGAGGACGCAGCGATCGACTACCTGGAGCAGACGCCGCTCACCCAGCTCGACCCGGCCAACGTCCTCGACGCCCAGGGCATCCGCAAGATCACCGAGCTGACCGCGATCGAGCACGTCCGCACCAACGAGGCCCAGCGCACCGAGGAGAAGGAGATCACCCGGCAGAACGTCGACGCCCGCGAGGCCATCCTGGAGCTGGAACGCCGGCAGGCCGACGCCGAGATCAAGCAGAAGCGGGAGATCGACACCGTACGGGCCCGCGAGGAGGCCGAGACCGCGCGGGTGGTCGAGGAGGAGCGGCTGCGGGCGCAGGGCGCGTTCCTGAAGACCGAGGAACAGCTCGGCATCCAGCGCGAGAACCAGGCCCGCGAGGTGGCGGTCGCCGCGAAGAACCGCGAGCGGGTCATCGCTGTCGAGAACGAGCGCATCGAGAAGGACCGGCAGCTCGAAGTCATCGCACGGGAGCGGGAGACCCAGCTGACGCAGATTGCCGCCTCCAAGGAGGTGGAGGCGGAGAAGCGGGAGATCGCCGAGGTCATCCGTGAGCGCGTCGCTGTGGACCGTACGGTCGCCGAGCAGGAGGAGTCCATCAAGACCCTGCGCGCCGTGGAGGACGCCGAGCGGCAGCGGAAGGCGGTCGTCATCGCGGCCGAGGCCGAGGCGCAGGAGCAGCTGGTCAAGGACATCAAGGCCGCCGAGGCCGCCGAGCAGGCCGCCGTCCACCGTGCCGCCGAGCAGCTGACACTCGCCGAGGCGCAGCTGAAGTCGGCGGATCTGGAGGCCAAGGCCAAGCTGCGGCTGGCCGAGGGCGTGCAGGCCGAGGCCGCCGCCGAAGGACTCGCGGCTGTCCAGGTCAAGGACAAGGAGGCCGAGGTCATCGAGAAGGCCGGCCGCGCGGAGGCCGAGGCGACGCAGGCTCGGATGCGGGCCGAGGCGGAGGGTGCCAAGGCGCAGGCTCTCGCCGAGGCCGAGGGCATCGGCGAGAAGCTGAAGGCCGAGGCCGCCGGTCTGACCGAGAAGGCCGCCGCCATGGCCGCCCTGGACGACGCCTCGCGTGGCCACGAGGAGTACCGGCTGCGGCTCCAGGCCGAGAAGGACATCCGGCTGGCGGGCCTGGACGTGCAGCGGCAGGTCGCCGAGGCGCAGGCCACGGTGCTGGCCACCGGGCTGGAGAACGCAGACATCAACATCGTCGGCGGCGAGTCGGTCTTCTTCGACCGGCTGGTGTCCTCGATCGCGCTCGGCAAGGGCGTCGACGGCTTCGTGCAGCACTCCGAGACCGCACAGGCGCTGGCGAAGCCCTGGCTCGACGGCACCGCGAGCTTCACCGACGACTTCACCCGGGTCCTCGGCTCGGTCTCCACGGCCGACGTGCAGAACCTGACCGTCTCCGCGCTGCTGATGAAGCTGATGAAGACGGGCGGGGCCGACTCCGGGCAGTTCCAGCAGTTGCTCGACAAGGCCGGCGAGCTGGGTCTGGCCGACAAGCCGCTCGCTGCCCTGAACGGCAGCGCGGTCCACGCCTGA
- a CDS encoding LacI family DNA-binding transcriptional regulator, which translates to MGFAEKRGSYWRGRYKVSEGKYGTVVDPTGAVVKFATKREAKHAADEEEAKVRRGTWRDPAAGQETFGEYASRWYDAQDLAASTIQNYRRHIEEHLLPEFEDKALAGILRTDVDVWEKREKAVYAASSVKTWRATLHLILEDAVDEGLIASNPAAKRRGRGKRAGRSRDRGPEKVITDPLGLLLIAERAALLSGRDDEFVAVILKGYTGMRWGEVVGLETEFVRPGAVRVEHQLYELDSGELTRCPPKDDSYRTLDAPAFLSALVADHMARVKPAPCPCHGKRYVFRGQGTARTGGHQGAKLVDVARRAGVSTGTVSNVLNHPERVGEEARVRVELAVRELNFVRGGTPTVTAAHWRRNGFATWLFTPATSGWYPKKAPQEARPVPLLGDPRPGIPVRGRGAHDRADACWLPIAAGLTPHGLRHSHRTHMEDLGTEKVLMDDRMGHIDGSVSARYAHVTPGMRERLMLGLTKQWEAALDVRRGMHPRSPVAALDRLLRSAF; encoded by the coding sequence GTGGGCTTTGCCGAGAAACGCGGTAGTTACTGGCGCGGCAGATACAAGGTCAGCGAAGGCAAGTACGGCACCGTCGTCGATCCGACAGGTGCAGTGGTCAAGTTCGCCACCAAGCGTGAGGCGAAGCATGCCGCAGACGAGGAAGAGGCCAAGGTGCGACGCGGCACCTGGCGCGATCCGGCGGCCGGCCAGGAGACGTTCGGCGAATACGCCAGTCGCTGGTACGACGCCCAGGACCTGGCCGCGTCCACCATACAGAACTACCGGCGCCACATAGAGGAGCACCTTCTCCCCGAGTTCGAGGACAAGGCGCTCGCCGGCATCCTCCGCACCGACGTGGACGTCTGGGAGAAGCGGGAGAAGGCCGTCTACGCCGCGTCGAGCGTCAAGACGTGGCGCGCGACGCTCCACCTCATCCTGGAAGACGCCGTGGATGAGGGACTCATCGCCTCCAACCCTGCCGCGAAGCGACGCGGACGCGGCAAGCGCGCCGGCCGTTCCCGCGACCGCGGACCCGAGAAGGTCATCACCGATCCGCTCGGACTGCTGCTGATCGCCGAGCGCGCAGCCCTGCTTTCCGGCCGCGACGACGAGTTCGTCGCCGTGATCCTCAAGGGCTACACCGGCATGCGGTGGGGTGAAGTCGTCGGGCTGGAGACCGAGTTCGTCCGCCCCGGCGCCGTACGCGTCGAGCACCAGCTGTACGAACTGGACTCGGGCGAGCTGACCCGTTGCCCACCGAAGGACGACAGCTACCGCACCCTTGATGCCCCCGCCTTCCTCTCAGCGCTGGTCGCCGATCACATGGCCCGCGTCAAACCGGCGCCCTGCCCCTGTCACGGCAAGCGGTACGTCTTCCGAGGTCAGGGCACCGCCCGCACCGGCGGTCACCAGGGCGCCAAGCTCGTGGACGTCGCCCGCCGTGCCGGAGTCTCCACCGGTACGGTCTCCAACGTCCTCAACCATCCGGAGCGCGTAGGCGAAGAAGCCCGCGTCCGAGTCGAACTCGCCGTCAGGGAACTGAATTTCGTACGTGGAGGCACCCCCACGGTGACCGCTGCTCACTGGCGCCGCAACGGCTTCGCCACCTGGCTGTTCACACCGGCCACTTCCGGCTGGTATCCGAAGAAGGCGCCCCAGGAGGCCCGACCCGTCCCGCTGCTCGGCGATCCCCGGCCCGGCATCCCGGTCCGAGGCCGCGGCGCCCACGACAGGGCGGACGCCTGCTGGCTCCCCATAGCCGCGGGACTCACCCCACACGGCCTACGCCACTCCCACCGGACGCACATGGAGGATCTCGGCACGGAGAAGGTCCTCATGGACGATCGCATGGGCCACATCGACGGCTCGGTCTCGGCACGCTACGCGCATGTCACCCCTGGCATGCGTGAGCGCCTCATGCTGGGCCTGACCAAGCAATGGGAAGCGGCTCTGGATGTCCGCCGGGGCATGCATCCGCGGTCGCCAGTCGCTGCCCTGGACCGCCTGTTGCGGTCCGCGTTTTGA
- a CDS encoding helix-turn-helix domain-containing protein, with product MTRLYRPEEIAEILGCSAWWVKDRARRRLIPHTRVGRAYRFTAEHLSAIIRIHEEPAAQSAQRTPSRTSRPAPTTASPRTGQQPQSPASSVPRLRARPPRRSQYGTAA from the coding sequence TTGACTCGCCTCTACCGCCCCGAGGAGATCGCCGAGATCCTCGGCTGCTCTGCCTGGTGGGTCAAGGACCGTGCACGACGGCGCCTGATCCCGCACACGCGAGTTGGTCGCGCCTACCGCTTCACCGCTGAACACCTCAGCGCGATCATCCGGATCCACGAAGAGCCGGCAGCGCAGTCCGCGCAGCGCACCCCTTCCCGGACGTCCCGGCCTGCGCCGACCACGGCATCACCGCGTACGGGGCAGCAGCCCCAGTCCCCGGCGTCCTCCGTCCCCCGTCTCCGGGCCCGACCGCCCCGTAGGTCGCAGTACGGCACTGCCGCCTAG